The Akkermansia sp. RCC_12PD genome contains the following window.
GATTTCACAGGATAAGACGGGTGGGAAAAGCACTCGGCCGCCAAGGCCAGCCCCGCGGCATAAAGACGGCTGACCGCCGCCGTGTCCGTCGGAGCGCCCACGGCCAGCGAATGTTGATGCCCCCGTTGTCATTGATGGACCCTGTAAAAGTTCCGGGCTCCGCCGTCAGGTGCTTCAACACGGCATCTTCTCCCGGCAGGATGCCGCCCCGGACGGACAATCCCGGAACGGCTGTTTTGGAAGCCTTTGTGATCAGGGCGTCGCCGACGGATACTTCCACAGAATCCGTCGGAGCCGTAAAACCGTGTTGGCCTTTTTCCTGCGCCTCCAGAATAAGCATGGAATCCCCGCCGGTGTTTAACACAGCGCGAACGGTACAGGCTTTTGTACAAGTTACTGCATAAGAACTTCCCTTAATGGTATCGACTTTCATAAACGAATCGCCGGGGAAGTCATCAGGTCTAAAACGTTGACGTGTTCTGGAAAGCGTTTACGGACGGACATTTCCGGATGCAGCGCAATTCCTGAATGTAAGGAAATGGGAATGACCCGCTGGAAGGAAAATGACTGGAGCCGGTATTCCGTGATGAAGGATGGCGTTGAAAATCGGACGGATGCCGGGAAAATACGGGAACAGCCGCCGCAATCCTGCCGGTATTCCCGTGCAAGGGCTGTTCGCTTTTCTGCGGCAGGCATTTGGCCCGTGTTTTGCTGCCTGCGGAAATGCCGAATTTTCTCATGGAACAATCATTGGGCCTGGCAGGGAAGAGAGGGAAGGTGCAGGTGGTAAAACGGAGCGGAATTCATACGACGGACACGGATCGCGCGATGCGGGAAATATGTATGGCAGGCGTTCTCGTTTTATTTTTGCAGCCGGACTCTTAACTTTTGCAGCAACAGGAGAGGTAATGAAAAAATGATGACATTCAGGCAGTTGAATGAAACGAACAGAGCAATCCAGAGGCTGGTCAGGGTGCCCGTCATGGCTTTTCTCTCACGAATGTAGGGCAGCCACGCGTTGAGCCGGCTGCACATGATCCGGTCAATCCAGAAGCCCTGGGACATGCTTTGGTAATAATTCATGGCGGCGCGTGCGTCTTCCCGGTTTGTGGGGATGGCCATGAAATGCCTGAAAATGGCGGCATCCTGCTCCACTTTCGTATTCAGGTCAATGGGGGTGTACACGGCGGAATCCCGCCTTTGCCTGTACAGGACGGTGATGGAGTCATTGACGCCGATTATGGGGTGGAGGGAGGCGATGGACGCAAATGCGACAAGGTCTTCGCCATAGCGGAGATCCTCGGGGAACATGCCCCCTTCCGGGATGGCGTCACGGCGGATGATCGTCGATGATGTATGAATCCGAAAGTTATGGTCGGTAAAATAATGACACAGGCGTAAAACGGGCTGTTCTCCGGGATGAATATTTTTTTTATCCTGTTCGGGGGAAAAGCTCTTGGCATAGTTGGACGTGTACCATGCTGCGTTGGGATGAGCCTGAAAAAAATGGGCGGCGTGGCTTAAGTGCTCAGGCAGCCATATGTCGTCTCCATCCAGAAAGGCAATATAAGTGCCTTTGGCCGCGTTGATGGCGATATTGCGCGCGCATGATACGCCTTTGTTACGTTGATGGAGTACGGTAAGACGCGGATTGTCAAGCCTGTCCAGCAGTTCTGCCGTGCCGTCCGTAGAACCATCGTCAACGATGATGATTTCATAATCATCCCACAACTGGTCTTTAATTCCCGAAAGCGTCTCCTGAATATAATCCACTAAATTATAGACGGGGATAATAATACTGAAAAAAGGGACGCGGGAAGGCATTGTTATGTTACGGAATATTTCTCCGGATGAGGCTTGAAGTTAAACTGCGCAGAATACAGTATAAGCGGTACTATAGAAATTTCCTATTCGTGGTCAATGGCAAAGAAAGGGAATATCGACGATTCCCGCAGGAACGGGAAAAGTTCTTCTTGAATATTGTCTCTAATTCCTTTAGGGAAAGTTTGACTGTTATACGTTCATGAAAGTTCTCATCTCCGGCATGGCCTCATGGCATATGGACAAAACGGCTGCTTCCTTTGAGAAGCTGGGCTGTTTGTCCGGCATGTGGGTGAGCAGCAAAAACAGGGGGCTTCCCCTTGGGAAATATAAGCGCATTTGGCCCTACCATTTGGGCATGAAGCCTTTTTACCATGCTGCCCCTGCTTATCTTGAAGAGGAGATGAGGTGGAGGAGCCTTTGGCTTTATGATTGTTGGGTAAGGAGGCAGGAGCTCCCTGCCGATGTGGATGTCGTGCAGTGCCCGATGGGTTCTTGTACGCCTGTGTTTGACCTGGCTGAAGCTTCCGGAAGAACCATTCTAAAGGTGTTCGAAGCCATGAACGGGCATCCCACTACGCAACGCGGCTATTGGCAGCGGGAGGCGGATATCTATTCCCCCGGTTTCCGGATTCCCGTAGGAGAAAAAGTGTGGAGCCGCATGAACCGGGAAATTCATCGGGCCGATTGTGTTTTATGTCCCAGTACCTATGTTATGGAGAGTATGGTGGCCAATGGCGTTTCACCGGAAAAATGCCTGCTGAATCATTTTGGCGCGGACACTTCCCTCTTTTTCAAAAGAAAAAAGGAAGACATCCCTTCCTTCCCCAAATTCATCATTACGGGGAGCCTGACGGTTCGGAAAGGCCATCAGTACCTTTTCCTGGCTTTTCAGAAATTGGTCGAGCGATATCCCGATGCGGAGCTGCATGTATACGGAGGCATCCGGCCCGATTTCCGGCTGCTGTGGGAGAAATGGAAAACCTGCCCGCATTTGTATCATCATGGGTCCGTAGCCCAGCAGGAACTGGCGCGCCAGCTCGGCTCGTGTACGGCGTTTATACTTCCTTCCCTGGAAGAGGGGTTCGCCCGTTCGCTGCTGGAAGCCATGGCTGTGGGGTTGCCCATCATTGCGACTCACGAATCCGGGGCTACAACGCTGCTGGATGACAGGTCCGCCAGGATCATCCCTGCCGCCGATGCGGAGGCTATTTACTGGGCCATGAGGGAACTGTGCGACAACCCCGCCTTGGTGCACAGCCTGGGCGAGCAGGCGTATGCAGCGTTTGGCGGTTCGGAAAATACCTGGGAAGCCTACGCCGGGCGTCTTGCTGAAGCCTATCGGGAACGGCTGGAACGCTTGCGGGGAAGCGCTCAAAACGGACTCTGCGGCTAGGGAAAGGAAGGCGGCTTCTTATTTCCGGGCCGAACACAGGGAACTGAGGAGAAGAAGGTATTTGGCTGCAACTCGAGAGATGCGGGCAAGGAAAAAGGCTGTATTTTTCTGCGGAGTTCTGAAATTGAGCAGCATATCCATATAATAAGGGGCGATGGGCGAGGCTAGCAAAAGCCGGTAGTCATCCAGTATGGCGGCCGGCAGGGTCTCCTTCAGGGATCTGGCGTCTTCCTTAAGCATGGTTGCCGCGGCGGTGTGGCTGATGCCCGTCGTGTCAAAATAAGCGATAAATTCGTTGATGGGCTTGAACGTGGCTGACTCATGAAACAGAAGTGAAAGCAGCATTTTCCTGTCAGCGCAAATTCTGTAAGTCTCATCGAACGGATGCTTGCGGCAAAGCCGTGTTCTCATGAATGCCGCCTGGTGGCAGAAGTTTTTGATGATGAAATACAGGGTGCCATTTCTCCACGGCGGGGATGCCTTCCCGCCTGACCCCCCTGTCGTTATTACCCTTCCGCAAAACACGTCGGGAGCAGTTCCCTTCCGGTGCATGTCGGCAAGAACTTGAGAGGAATAGAAACAATCTCCGGAATTGAGAAAGCAGACATATTCCCCATGTGCCTGTTTCAGCCCCTTGTTCATGGCATTGTAAATGCCGGTATCCCGTTCGCTGGCCCAGTATGAGAGGGCGCCCTGGTATTCTCTGATGACTTCGGCGCTGCCGTCTGAAGAACCTCCATCAATGATGATATATTCATAATCGGTGCATTCCTGTTTGATGACGCTTTGGATGGTTTTTTCCAAACCTGCCCGGTTGTTCAGGTTGATGGTGACGATGCTGAATCTGGGAGGAGTGTCCTTCATGTTTTTTTGGTGGCACCTGATGATCTTAATTTATAGGGGAAGCGGCGTAGCAGGTCTCTTGCGCCCTGGCTGATGCATAATAGCAGAATGCCGTAACATACCGAGAAAGGCGCGCAGAGGCAGACTGCGTAGGACAGCCATGAACCGAATGAGGAACTGTGGTTGGGGAAAAGCGTAAGAAAAGGTTTGCTGATAAAATGAAAAGCCGTGTATAAAATGGCAAAGGCAAGCAGAAGGGGAAAAGTTTTTTTCCAGTACAGCAGGTAGGAAGTTTGCAATCCCCGGGAAAAAAGGTAATAGGGTTTCCATAGGACAATGATAAGCGCTGTACTGATGATCTTGCCCAGCAGAATACC
Protein-coding sequences here:
- a CDS encoding glycosyltransferase family A protein — translated: MPSRVPFFSIIIPVYNLVDYIQETLSGIKDQLWDDYEIIIVDDGSTDGTAELLDRLDNPRLTVLHQRNKGVSCARNIAINAAKGTYIAFLDGDDIWLPEHLSHAAHFFQAHPNAAWYTSNYAKSFSPEQDKKNIHPGEQPVLRLCHYFTDHNFRIHTSSTIIRRDAIPEGGMFPEDLRYGEDLVAFASIASLHPIIGVNDSITVLYRQRRDSAVYTPIDLNTKVEQDAAIFRHFMAIPTNREDARAAMNYYQSMSQGFWIDRIMCSRLNAWLPYIRERKAMTGTLTSLWIALFVSFNCLNVIIFSLPLLLLQKLRVRLQK
- a CDS encoding glycosyltransferase family 4 protein — its product is MKVLISGMASWHMDKTAASFEKLGCLSGMWVSSKNRGLPLGKYKRIWPYHLGMKPFYHAAPAYLEEEMRWRSLWLYDCWVRRQELPADVDVVQCPMGSCTPVFDLAEASGRTILKVFEAMNGHPTTQRGYWQREADIYSPGFRIPVGEKVWSRMNREIHRADCVLCPSTYVMESMVANGVSPEKCLLNHFGADTSLFFKRKKEDIPSFPKFIITGSLTVRKGHQYLFLAFQKLVERYPDAELHVYGGIRPDFRLLWEKWKTCPHLYHHGSVAQQELARQLGSCTAFILPSLEEGFARSLLEAMAVGLPIIATHESGATTLLDDRSARIIPAADAEAIYWAMRELCDNPALVHSLGEQAYAAFGGSENTWEAYAGRLAEAYRERLERLRGSAQNGLCG
- a CDS encoding glycosyltransferase family 2 protein; amino-acid sequence: MKDTPPRFSIVTINLNNRAGLEKTIQSVIKQECTDYEYIIIDGGSSDGSAEVIREYQGALSYWASERDTGIYNAMNKGLKQAHGEYVCFLNSGDCFYSSQVLADMHRKGTAPDVFCGRVITTGGSGGKASPPWRNGTLYFIIKNFCHQAAFMRTRLCRKHPFDETYRICADRKMLLSLLFHESATFKPINEFIAYFDTTGISHTAAATMLKEDARSLKETLPAAILDDYRLLLASPIAPYYMDMLLNFRTPQKNTAFFLARISRVAAKYLLLLSSLCSARK